From Leptotrichia wadei, one genomic window encodes:
- a CDS encoding baseplate J/gp47 family protein, whose protein sequence is MDKLDNNEYYGIGFIQALEIGEESNITSDVTFTTEYEGVAKITNDADVTGGANNESDSLYRERLKRKETVEQTATHAALYNGLMALENIKMC, encoded by the coding sequence TTGGATAAATTAGATAATAATGAGTATTACGGAATAGGATTTATTCAGGCTCTTGAAATCGGAGAAGAAAGCAATATCACAAGTGATGTTACTTTTACGACTGAATATGAAGGAGTTGCTAAAATTACAAATGATGCGGATGTAACTGGTGGTGCAAATAATGAGAGTGATAGTCTTTATAGGGAAAGACTTAAAAGAAAGGAAACAGTTGAACAAACCGCTACACATGCAGCATTATATAACGGATTAATGGCTTTGGAAAATATTAAAATGTGTTGA